In a single window of the Botrytis cinerea B05.10 chromosome 10, complete sequence genome:
- the Bcnhx1 gene encoding Bcnhx1, which translates to MSAAIAGSVFELLKRQSEEEDPDAPDSSQKEIFSSWALFILIMLLIVALFTSYLLQIKKVEAVHETSISIFAGMTIGLILRISAGNSIQSLVSFDEQIFFNLLLPPIILASGYELHQANFFRNIGTILTFAFAGTFISAIVLGLVLWLYTRIPLDGVSMTFVDAISVGATLSATDPVTILAIFNTYKVDPKLYTVIFGESILNDAIAIVLFETAQRYKEGGNAGTLGLLSLFEGIGIFLAVFFGSLIIGIIIGIATALGLKYTYVRRFPKIESCLIVLIAYASYFFSNGLHMSGIVTLLFCGITLKHYAYYNMSRRTQLTTKYLFQVLAQLSENFIFIYLGLSLFTEKNLQFKPLFIIVTVIGICVARYAAVFPLSRLINWFLRYRAKKRGQEVADELPYNYQVMLFWAGLRGAVGVALAAGMTGENSWALKATVLVVVVLTVIIFGGTTARMLEILGIRTGVVEEIDSDDEFDIEAISGGNYYKHSGTGIGNDPRRSNGAMQLDGLARPRDRRGAERGSYASGNASPNVRPASMNRKNSNANGRKESESEQDLLGKTGSTSDEGFDSDSSDLPPPANRPPKRRPSPPQDSGDMGTPYPTSGSTSRPEAPHITASGAISQLLHGTAEDHAAWFKQLDEGFIKPKLLLDGGKGPHGGPSGS; encoded by the exons ATGTCTGCGGCGATCGCCGGCTCCGTCTTTGAGCTTCTGA AAAGACAatccgaggaagaagatccCGACG CACCCGATTCATCGCAGAAAGAAATATTCTCGTCATGGGctctcttcatcttgattATGCTACTCATTGTAGCCCTCTTCACGAGTTACTTGCTTCAAATCAAGAAAGTTGAAGCGGTCCATGAAACTTCCATTTCGATCTTTGCTG GTATGACCATTGGCTTGATCCTTCGAATCAGCGCTGGAAATTCTATACAAAGTCTTGTGAGCTTTGATGAACagatattcttcaatcttctcctACCGCCGATTATTCTGGCTTCCGGATACGAATTACACCAAGCGAATTTCTTCCGCAATATCGGAACTATTCTTACATTTGCGTTCGCCGGGACTTTCATATCAGCAATTGTGCTAGGATTGGTATTATGGTTGTATACGAGAATTCCCCTTGATGGGGTCAGTATGACATTCGTTGATGCTATATCTGTTGGAGCGACACTTTCTGCCACCGATCCTGTCACCATTCTAGCGATTTTCAACACCTACAAAGTCGACCCGAAACTTTATACAGTAATTTTCGGAGAATCGATCCTGAACGATGCTATCGCAATTGTCTTGTTTGAAACAGCAcaaagatataaagaagGCGGTAATGCCGGAACCTTAGGTCTCCTCAGTTTATTCGAAGGTATCGGCATTTTCTTGGCAGTGTTCTTCGGAAGCTTGATTATTGGAATCATCATAGGGATTGCTACAGCCTTGGGATTGAAGTATACATACGTCAGGAGATTtccaaagattgaaagctgtCTGATTGTGTTGATTGCGTATGCCAGCTACTTCTTTTCTAATGGTCTTCATATGTCTG GAATCGTTACACTTCTATTTTGCGGGATCACTTTGAAGCATTATGCATATTATAACATGTCTCGCCGCACGCAACTCACCACTAAATACTTGTTCCAAGTACTTGCGCAATTGTCGGagaatttcatcttcatctaccTCGGATTATCTTTGTTCACCGAGAAGAACTTACAATTTAAACCGCTCTTCATTATAGTTACAGTCATTGGCATCTGCGTAGCCCGATATGCCGCCGTATTTCCTCTCTCGAGACTCATTAATTGGTTCCTTAGATACCGCGCAAAGAAAAGAGGGCAGGAAGTCGCAGACGAACTACCCTACAATTATCAAGTAATGCTGTTTTGGGCTGGATTGCGCGGAGCTGTAGGTGTTGCCTTGGCAGCCGGAATGACTGGCGAGAATTCATGGGCGTTAAAGGCAACTGTACTTGTGGTTGTAGTGCTTACTGTCATTATTTTCGGTGGTACAACAGCACGCATGTTAGAAATTCTTGGCATTCGCACTGGAGTGGTCGAGGAAATCGATAGTGATGACGAATTCGATATTGAAGCTATTTCAGGCGGAAATTATTACAAACATTCCGGAACAGGAATTGGAAACGATCCACGACGAAGCAATGGAGCAATGCAGCTTGATGGTCTTGCCAGGCCACGAGATCGTAGAGGAGCAGAGCGTGGAAGCTATGCAAGTGGCAACGCTAGTCCAAATGTCAGACCAGCAAGCATGAATCGGAAGAATTCTAATGCCaatggaagaaaggagagCGAGAGCGAGCAGGATCTTCTTGGTAAGACCGGTAGTACGAGTGATGAAGGCTTTGATAGCGATTCATCTGATCTTCCGCCACCGGCCAATCGACCACCGAAGAGAAGACCATCGCCACCTCAGGATAGTGGTGATATGGGAACACCTTACCCAACTTCAGGCAGTACAAGTCGTCCTGAAGCACCGCATATTACTGCATCAGGCGCAATCAGCCAATTGTTGCATGGAACTGCCGAGGATCATGCAGCATGGTTCAAACAGTTAGATGAAGGATTTATCAAACCAAAGTTACTTCTTGATGGTGGTAAAGGTCCTCACGGTGGGCCAAGCGGAAGCTAA